The Miscanthus floridulus cultivar M001 chromosome 7, ASM1932011v1, whole genome shotgun sequence genome includes a region encoding these proteins:
- the LOC136462780 gene encoding uncharacterized protein, whose amino-acid sequence MASGTSAAALLLPLVLVLFAAASARRADDGAIEFSPPRARRAGPVPVDGVVRAEKENCPLIRVPSLVDACRSAPGLPACAAQCVVYHYRGGYCDMLPHGRPGDCYCTNCLVTTQA is encoded by the exons ATGGCTTCCGGCACCTCGGCGGCGGCGTTGCTCCTCCCACTTGTCTTGGTGCTCTTCGCCGCCG CTAGTGCAAGACGAGCTGACGACGGCGCCATCGAATTCTCGCCGCCGAGAGCGCGCCGTGCTGGCCCGGTGCCCGTTGATGGAGTAGTCCGGGCGGAGAAGGAGAACTGCCCGCTGATTCGGGTGCCGAGCCTCGTGGACGCGTGCCGCAGTGCCCCCGGCCTCCCCGCCTGCGCGGCGCAGTGCGTCGTCTACCACTACCGCGGCGGGTACTGCGACATGCTGCCCCACGGCAGGCCCGGCGACTGCTACTGCACCAACTGCCTAGTCACCACCCAGGCGTAA
- the LOC136465198 gene encoding uncharacterized protein: protein MPSYPLFVSLCSAMTSGVVLHALAADQDAAHFSVSLYAGKPASRDQFQKAYLKDGEASHSAGHKVLHHVVSAGSCYGEYTNFIQLLLKTRANPNISDELRGLSMEIVELCECKEEEERRLPFTLLIPNVRKWSVAGVHSHAKSDNTKLLDKIHFAGRRSMIKSQVDLAFRQECDMAFKF from the coding sequence ATGCCGAGCTACCCTCTGTTCGTCTCCCTGTGCAGTGCCATGACGTCCGGCGTGGTGCTTCATGCCCTTGCTGCTGACCAGGACGCCGCACATTTCTCAGTGTCTCTCTATGCCGGCAAGCCTGCCTCCAGGGATCAGTTTCAGAAGGCTTACCTCAAGGATGGGGAGGCTTCTCATTCAGCTGGACACAAAGTTCTACACCATGTTGTATCTGCAGGGAGCTGTTACGGAGAGTATACCAACTTCATTCAGTTATTGTTGAAGACTAGAGCAAATCCTAATATTTCTGATGAGCTGAGAGGGTTGTCAATGGAGATTGTTGAGCTGTGCGAGtgcaaggaagaggaggagcggCGGCTGCCCTTCACTTTGCTAATTCCAAATGTCCGAAAATGGAGTGTTGCTGGAGTACACTCTCATGCAAAATCTGACAATACAAAGCTATTGGATAAAATACACTTTGCTGGTAGAAGAAGCATGATCAAGTCACAGGTTGATCTGGCATTCAGACAGGAGTGTGACATGGCATTCAAGTTCTAG